Within Diabrotica virgifera virgifera chromosome 7, PGI_DIABVI_V3a, the genomic segment CTGTGGTATAATAAATTACTTATACTAGCACAGGCAAAAGCTCATTCAGTTGCAATTAATAACACAATTGTGGTACAAAACAAGCATGGATTTAGAAAATCCTGCCTGGTAAGGTTCTGGACTGAGAACTCAGAGTACATAATACAGTATAATATTATACGTGTCGAACAACACAATATAGGTTACacctatacagtgatgagcaagataataaccggcaaaataactcaaaatatggaaaacatattaagttgtgagataaaaggaaatgaaactagtagaggtgggaaatttagagacaaaacttataaatttatattatatttgttgtttcccacctttagacgtatcggacgagtttggcaactggcACTGTGACAGTTTTAGCTGAGGTACTCCTCTGATATGCCTAAAGATGGGAAACGATAAATAGAATGTAAatgtataggtttttatcgctaaatttcccacctccaaTAGTTTTATTTCcttacaacttaatatgttttccatcttttgcgtgattttgccggttattagcgctcatcactgtatactaaTGTCTCCATAAAGTGGgagttaaacatttattttttattctaggcATTCTTCTGCGTCGTCCTTTTAATAATCCAAACTATATCCGCAGCACCTTCGCCCGTTTTTGGGGGTGGCAGTGACGGTGGTTGCCCACTCGGTGGCTCTGGAGGCAGTGACCTAGGTGTGGGTTGCTGTCCCGGTGGAGGTAGTGATTGCTGtggcggtggaggtggaggtggcGGTGGAGGTGGCGGTGGCTGCCACCGTATATAAacttataattaaaattaataattttacatgTGGACTCTATAAAATTGTCTATTTTATCTTTCTTTATTGTACATACATTGTAAAATGACTTTGTCATAATAATTAAAGTGTTTATTTCTGTTTGTTTTAATATTGTGGGTAATACTCTAAGTATTACAGTATgtgttaaattaaaaaaaatataatgtactataatttataatatagtatattaagtatggagaacggtaagggttttataccgatcgaagacaattgtttgaccccaattattgtctgagatcggttacccttaacgttcgacatgcttataacgttttttgcacgattgataccattataaattataaaattaaacattttcgtcatattgactagtttcattcattttatcaagatagatactttggttgttaggtagtaactagggtgcataacaacaatggagaattgagt encodes:
- the LOC126887883 gene encoding uncharacterized protein LOC126887883, whose translation is MRVISAIVAFFCVVLLIIQTISAAPSPVFGGGSDGGCPLGGSGGSDLGVGCCPGGGSDCCGGGGGGGGGGGGGCHRI